The Aequorivita sublithincola DSM 14238 genome window below encodes:
- a CDS encoding glycosyltransferase family 4 protein: MNIFLIHHRSKHHAANSGYGRLVDYLEAKVVYGTTKFPFRIAKVLAGFHSQNLGNYNVGSVLKAIELYKLLIKHKAETNVVHFLNGERDIRHLGFFKSNFPNTKFCATFHKPPEILKKTITDVSALRKLDAAIAVGANQVGFLKEWLQLDNVVYIPHGIDTLFFVPDTSIKKKNTLLFVGQHLRDFHTFNKTVPKLAAEITDLQINVVVHPAYSSKIEPRSYINILSEVNDEQLRTLYQQANLLYLPMLESTACNSLLEAMACGLPVITSDVGGNAEYFKNTSNVLVESGNIDGFIDETVGLLQDESRLIKMGKLLRERAIVMDWIKVASEVTNFYKMII; this comes from the coding sequence ATGAATATCTTTTTAATCCATCATCGTTCAAAACACCACGCAGCTAACTCTGGTTACGGCAGATTGGTGGATTATTTGGAAGCCAAAGTGGTATATGGCACTACCAAGTTTCCGTTTCGAATTGCTAAAGTTTTGGCGGGATTTCATTCCCAGAATTTAGGAAATTATAATGTTGGGAGTGTATTAAAGGCAATTGAACTTTATAAACTACTCATAAAACATAAAGCAGAAACAAATGTTGTCCACTTTTTAAATGGTGAACGCGATATTCGGCATTTGGGTTTTTTTAAAAGCAACTTTCCAAACACAAAATTCTGCGCCACTTTTCATAAACCCCCAGAAATATTAAAAAAAACGATTACGGATGTTTCAGCATTGCGAAAACTGGATGCCGCAATAGCTGTTGGTGCAAATCAAGTGGGTTTTTTAAAAGAATGGTTGCAATTGGATAATGTGGTCTATATTCCTCACGGAATTGATACGCTATTCTTTGTGCCAGATACTTCAATTAAAAAAAAGAACACACTGCTATTTGTGGGGCAGCACCTTCGTGATTTTCATACGTTTAACAAAACCGTTCCAAAACTCGCCGCAGAAATAACCGACTTGCAGATTAATGTAGTTGTTCACCCTGCATATAGTAGCAAGATTGAGCCACGTAGTTATATAAATATTTTATCAGAAGTAAATGACGAGCAGCTACGAACACTATATCAACAAGCTAATCTTTTGTATTTGCCTATGCTGGAAAGTACGGCCTGCAATTCTCTTTTGGAAGCAATGGCTTGCGGGCTTCCTGTTATAACGAGCGATGTTGGGGGCAATGCGGAGTATTTTAAAAACACTTCCAATGTTTTGGTTGAAAGTGGAAATATCGATGGCTTTATTGATGAAACAGTAGGTTTATTGCAGGATGAATCTCGCTTGATTAAAATGGGTAAATTATTAAGAGAAAGAGCAATTGTAATGGATTGGATAAAAGTTGCTTCTGAAGTAACTAATTTTTATAAAATGATTATATGA
- a CDS encoding glycosyl transferase family 8 — MKKGFLYVANRQKFVDEALISSRSLRRFNREPICLVCTSDLVSPQVKAHFDEVIVFDEMEKHTYLSKVIGLQNTPFDNTIFLDSDTFITDTISELFKILELVDFATTLEQKLHTTNISNLQYKEIFPEFNSGVIVFRNNETMKKVLKDWFQFCLDNKMGNDMPGLRESVLINFDTVRFSILPNRYNEHGFSTMLILDQKVKIIHERLGYKRGVTTPHFMDMESMDRFAKKINKVKYKRLYIPKIGIISYRWSPTNLLLFMKKKLGYKRVSKNR, encoded by the coding sequence ATGAAAAAAGGTTTTTTGTATGTTGCCAATCGACAAAAATTTGTTGATGAGGCTTTAATTTCGTCTCGATCTCTAAGGAGATTTAATAGGGAACCAATTTGTTTGGTTTGCACGAGTGATTTAGTCAGTCCACAAGTTAAAGCTCATTTTGACGAGGTGATCGTTTTTGATGAAATGGAAAAGCATACATATCTTTCAAAAGTTATTGGCTTACAAAACACACCTTTCGATAATACTATTTTTTTAGATTCAGATACGTTTATTACCGATACAATTTCAGAATTGTTTAAGATTTTGGAATTAGTTGATTTTGCAACGACACTTGAACAAAAATTACATACAACAAACATTTCAAATTTACAGTATAAAGAAATTTTTCCTGAGTTTAATAGTGGCGTTATAGTATTTCGAAATAATGAGACAATGAAAAAGGTATTAAAAGATTGGTTTCAGTTTTGTTTAGATAACAAAATGGGTAATGATATGCCAGGGTTACGCGAATCCGTTTTAATAAATTTTGATACTGTTCGATTTTCAATTTTACCAAATCGTTATAATGAACATGGTTTTTCTACAATGCTTATCTTAGATCAAAAGGTTAAAATTATACACGAACGTCTAGGTTATAAAAGAGGTGTTACGACCCCTCATTTTATGGATATGGAATCCATGGATAGATTCGCAAAAAAAATAAATAAAGTAAAATATAAAAGACTCTATATTCCAAAAATCGGGATTATATCTTATAGATGGAGTCCAACAAACTTACTTTTATTTATGAAAAAGAAACTAGGTTATAAACGAGTGTCAAAAAATAGATAA
- a CDS encoding glycosyltransferase family 4 protein, giving the protein MSLKIIIFDGSFKTTPFINRLVKGLAGNHQVYILGFNEKLSQPIARVNYVSLGSNQNKLNFALTTLSTILKSNKFNLFFPSLKKLLQGERQELQQQNLDLVLKNISPDVIHLQWPSVIPWFEEILLEQKIPVILSQRGFHNNVRPFVDDGNFEYLKKWYPKIAGFHSVSKAIAVKGDKILSSPKKVDSVVYTGLSFDEISFSKTYKISDQLKMLSIGRTHWKKGYDYALRSCKLLKERNIAFSYTIIGGAGDEELQFLIDDLGLQDCVFLQKRIPQKEVFKLMLETSLLLMPSLEEGIPNVVVEAMAIGLPVISSDCGGVPELIEQGVTGWMVPTRDAEAMANAIINFQELPLENIERVRVEARRKVERQHDERLMIVGMEELYYKTLRPLADTIL; this is encoded by the coding sequence TTGTCTTTAAAAATAATAATCTTCGACGGTAGCTTTAAAACCACGCCATTTATCAATCGTTTGGTAAAAGGCCTAGCAGGAAACCATCAAGTTTATATTCTTGGTTTTAATGAAAAGTTATCGCAACCCATAGCTAGAGTAAATTATGTTTCCTTGGGAAGCAATCAAAACAAGTTGAATTTTGCATTGACCACTTTGAGCACAATTTTGAAATCTAACAAATTCAATTTATTTTTTCCTTCACTTAAAAAATTATTACAAGGCGAGCGCCAAGAATTACAGCAACAAAATTTAGACTTGGTACTTAAAAACATTTCACCAGACGTTATTCATTTACAGTGGCCGTCTGTAATTCCTTGGTTTGAAGAAATCCTGCTGGAACAAAAAATTCCAGTAATATTGAGCCAGCGCGGTTTTCATAACAACGTCCGTCCTTTTGTGGATGATGGGAATTTTGAATATCTAAAGAAATGGTATCCTAAAATAGCTGGGTTTCATTCCGTTTCTAAAGCTATTGCAGTCAAGGGTGACAAGATTTTGAGTTCCCCAAAAAAAGTAGATAGCGTGGTTTATACAGGATTGTCTTTTGATGAAATATCTTTTTCTAAAACCTACAAGATTTCAGATCAATTGAAAATGCTTTCAATAGGTAGGACTCATTGGAAAAAAGGATATGATTATGCCTTGCGTTCTTGTAAATTATTGAAAGAAAGGAATATTGCTTTTAGTTACACCATTATTGGTGGAGCAGGTGATGAGGAGTTGCAATTTTTGATTGATGATCTTGGGTTGCAGGATTGTGTGTTTCTTCAAAAACGCATACCACAGAAAGAAGTTTTTAAGCTAATGCTAGAGACTTCTTTGCTTTTGATGCCAAGTTTGGAAGAAGGGATTCCGAATGTAGTGGTGGAGGCTATGGCTATTGGTCTGCCTGTAATAAGTTCTGATTGTGGAGGTGTTCCTGAATTGATAGAACAGGGAGTAACTGGGTGGATGGTGCCTACTAGAGATGCTGAAGCTATGGCAAACGCAATTATAAATTTTCAGGAATTACCATTAGAAAATATTGAAAGGGTTAGAGTTGAGGCTCGAAGGAAGGTTGAGCGGCAGCATGATGAGAGGCTTATGATTGTTGGGATGGAGGAGTTGTATTATAAAACCCTCCGTCCGCTAGCGGACACCATCCTTTGA
- a CDS encoding endonuclease domain-containing protein, whose protein sequence is MKKQIHTLKYLKQFRKELREKMTPAEAFLWSKLKARQFEGIRFTRQHSIENFIVDFYCASEKLIIELDGQVHFNPEAQEYDAARTARLNELGFTVIRFENKMVFDLLPSVLAEIKGSFKK, encoded by the coding sequence ATGAAAAAACAAATCCACACCTTAAAATACCTCAAACAATTCCGTAAGGAATTAAGAGAAAAAATGACTCCGGCGGAAGCTTTTCTTTGGTCCAAATTAAAAGCACGACAGTTTGAAGGAATACGCTTCACTCGCCAGCACAGCATCGAGAATTTTATTGTGGATTTTTACTGTGCTTCAGAAAAGTTGATTATTGAACTGGATGGCCAAGTGCATTTCAATCCTGAAGCGCAGGAATATGACGCAGCTAGAACTGCACGACTAAATGAGTTGGGATTCACAGTGATACGATTTGAAAACAAAATGGTTTTTGATTTATTGCCTTCTGTACTGGCGGAGATTAAAGGGAGTTTTAAGAAATGA
- a CDS encoding asparagine synthase-related protein, translated as MPTIKTSIIPTHQQFTKVNAPHELDRKAICIFAATGFFLETDTYWKDKKVLPAASENIIDENGFLVESKPWFQWHYSPRDISFETALEEFTALFDQITSEQLKDSKVILPLSGGLDSRTQAVVLAKMKNPVIAYSYSFKGGFSESGIGKKIAKVCGFDFKEFTIDSGYLWPKLEELATINNCYSDFTHPRQMAVLEEFKKMEGVFSLGHWGDVLFDRGAPEGAREEDLLEIIMKKVVKKGGMELAIALWQEWDLNGDFESYLRDRITELLNKITIENPSAKLRAFKSLYWAPRWTSVNLSVFEEAHPVTLPYYDDRMCAFISTVPEEYLADRKLQIAYIKQQNPDLAKITWQEHKPFNLYTFENNKSPNNLPYRIGNKLKREVKNKMGKPYIQRNWELQFLGMENDEKLQEHLFGENIHPFISKPLLAKFYNNFKTVDAIKYSHPLSMLLTLAVWDKSRKNA; from the coding sequence ATGCCCACAATCAAAACCTCAATAATTCCAACCCATCAACAATTCACAAAGGTCAACGCCCCACACGAACTGGACAGAAAGGCAATCTGCATTTTTGCGGCCACAGGTTTTTTTTTAGAGACTGACACCTATTGGAAAGATAAAAAAGTACTGCCCGCTGCTTCTGAAAATATTATTGATGAAAACGGTTTTTTAGTAGAAAGTAAACCTTGGTTTCAATGGCATTACAGTCCGCGAGATATAAGCTTTGAGACTGCATTGGAGGAATTCACCGCTCTATTTGATCAAATAACATCAGAACAACTTAAAGATTCAAAAGTAATTCTTCCGCTTTCGGGTGGATTGGATAGTCGTACGCAAGCTGTTGTTTTGGCAAAAATGAAAAACCCCGTTATAGCTTATAGTTATTCATTTAAGGGAGGTTTTTCAGAAAGTGGAATCGGTAAGAAAATCGCAAAGGTCTGTGGTTTCGATTTTAAGGAATTTACAATTGACTCTGGGTATCTATGGCCGAAACTGGAGGAGCTTGCAACTATAAATAACTGCTATTCAGATTTTACCCATCCTCGCCAAATGGCGGTGCTGGAAGAATTTAAAAAGATGGAAGGTGTATTTTCGCTGGGGCATTGGGGAGATGTACTTTTTGATAGAGGTGCTCCCGAAGGAGCAAGGGAAGAAGATCTTTTAGAAATTATTATGAAGAAAGTTGTGAAGAAGGGCGGAATGGAGCTCGCCATAGCCCTTTGGCAAGAATGGGATCTTAATGGCGATTTTGAAAGTTACTTACGTGATAGAATAACTGAATTGCTTAATAAGATAACGATTGAGAATCCAAGTGCCAAACTACGCGCCTTTAAAAGCTTGTATTGGGCACCTCGGTGGACGTCGGTAAACCTTTCAGTTTTTGAGGAAGCACACCCAGTCACGTTACCATATTACGACGATAGAATGTGTGCGTTTATTAGTACAGTTCCCGAGGAATATTTAGCGGATAGAAAGCTTCAAATAGCCTATATAAAACAACAAAACCCAGATTTGGCAAAAATAACTTGGCAGGAACATAAACCGTTCAATCTTTACACTTTTGAAAATAACAAATCGCCAAACAATTTGCCTTACAGAATAGGAAATAAGTTGAAAAGGGAAGTAAAGAATAAAATGGGCAAACCTTATATTCAACGGAACTGGGAATTGCAATTTTTAGGAATGGAGAATGATGAAAAATTGCAGGAACATTTGTTTGGAGAAAACATTCATCCTTTTATTTCCAAACCTTTACTAGCAAAATTTTATAACAACTTTAAAACAGTGGATGCTATAAAATATTCGCATCCCTTGAGTATGTTGCTTACTTTGGCGGTGTGGGATAAAAGCAGAAAAAATGCGTAA
- a CDS encoding glycosyltransferase family 4 protein encodes MRKQIKILYTIPNFKTAGSQYVLLSLFRNIDRTVFDPYICIEKFPETIPKDIPEKRRLLFKWKGSKFQDVLGFRRFLKENEIDIVHSWDYKSNYLEVLSCRLANVKYLYTKKNNAWSKRWQLKSWLANYIAYDNPEMKDRFFKSLLFRNKISFIPHGVDTNIFKPLGKVSHQNFNIGCIGNIGANKNQLFVINALKGLPENMELHLYGDEEAKYRELLDAYLKDNDLANRVNFHGFIENKNIPSIFQSLDLFILPSIQEGLPVSILEAMACGVPVLSSDSGGGAKYLLDAKNIFDLNRPAELIQKIMKIYKLQERERAVLIEKGIQNIAKKHTLQMEVDNYERLYKTIISINS; translated from the coding sequence ATGCGTAAGCAAATAAAAATTTTATATACTATACCAAATTTTAAAACAGCAGGCAGTCAATATGTGTTGCTTTCCTTATTTAGAAATATTGATAGAACTGTTTTTGATCCCTATATCTGTATAGAGAAATTTCCCGAGACAATACCGAAGGATATTCCAGAAAAAAGACGTCTTCTTTTTAAATGGAAAGGAAGCAAGTTTCAAGATGTTTTAGGCTTTAGAAGATTTTTGAAAGAAAACGAAATCGATATTGTACATTCTTGGGACTATAAATCGAACTATTTGGAAGTCTTGTCTTGTAGGCTCGCTAATGTGAAATATTTGTACACAAAAAAGAACAATGCTTGGTCAAAGCGATGGCAATTGAAAAGTTGGTTGGCAAATTATATTGCATATGACAATCCTGAAATGAAAGATCGTTTTTTTAAAAGCTTACTTTTTCGAAATAAGATTTCTTTTATTCCCCATGGAGTTGATACAAATATTTTTAAACCATTGGGAAAAGTATCCCATCAAAACTTCAATATTGGTTGTATTGGAAATATTGGGGCAAATAAAAATCAACTATTTGTCATTAATGCATTAAAGGGACTTCCAGAAAATATGGAACTGCATTTATATGGGGATGAAGAAGCAAAGTACAGAGAACTTCTAGATGCTTATTTAAAAGATAATGATTTGGCAAATCGTGTGAACTTTCACGGTTTTATTGAAAACAAAAATATTCCGAGTATCTTTCAGAGCTTAGATTTATTTATTCTTCCTTCAATTCAAGAAGGATTACCTGTGTCTATTCTGGAGGCGATGGCCTGTGGTGTTCCTGTTCTCAGTTCAGACTCTGGAGGTGGGGCAAAATATTTGTTAGATGCTAAGAATATTTTCGATTTAAATCGTCCTGCTGAATTAATTCAAAAAATTATGAAAATCTATAAGTTGCAGGAAAGGGAGAGAGCTGTTTTGATAGAAAAAGGTATCCAAAACATAGCTAAGAAACATACTTTGCAGATGGAAGTAGATAATTATGAAAGACTATATAAAACTATAATTTCTATAAACAGTTAA
- a CDS encoding glycosyltransferase family 4 protein: protein MRIGLVLSNTPAYSETFFNSKIKGLLEHGVDVRLYCQSKKEDFTICPVFISPRVSRNPLLQFWYFIKEFTLLLPHLPAVFHYINLERKERTGFLQILKKTYLNAHLLKAKLDWLHFGFATMALGSETVANAIGAKMAVSFRGFDINVYPIKHPDCYNNLWKQIVKVHSISHYLYKKAVGLGLSSEIPFTIITPAVQIETLPSFKETANNDTIKIVTIARLSWIKGLDVAIAAMRILKENDIKFTYSIIGDGDKNHTERYKFMVYELGLNDEVVFCGKLPHSETLEHLSTADIYVQPSLNEGFCNAVLEAQAMGKLTIASNVGGLPENIVDDKTGWLFESQSSEALAKKLEMVISMNAEEKNEVSKNAMERVKKEFNIEKQMKEFLEFYNLE, encoded by the coding sequence ATGCGCATAGGTCTAGTTCTTTCAAACACTCCCGCCTATTCAGAAACTTTTTTCAATTCCAAGATAAAAGGATTGTTGGAGCACGGAGTGGATGTTCGTCTGTATTGCCAAAGCAAGAAGGAGGACTTTACTATTTGTCCGGTCTTTATAAGTCCAAGAGTAAGTAGAAATCCACTTTTACAGTTTTGGTATTTTATTAAAGAATTTACGTTGTTGTTGCCGCATTTGCCAGCTGTATTTCACTACATAAACTTGGAAAGAAAAGAGAGAACAGGATTTCTACAAATATTAAAAAAGACCTATCTCAACGCCCATCTCTTAAAAGCAAAATTAGACTGGCTTCATTTTGGGTTTGCAACAATGGCTTTGGGCAGTGAAACAGTAGCTAATGCTATCGGCGCAAAAATGGCGGTGAGCTTTCGAGGGTTTGATATTAATGTATATCCCATTAAGCACCCCGATTGCTATAACAATCTTTGGAAACAGATAGTTAAAGTACACAGCATTTCACATTATCTTTATAAAAAAGCCGTTGGATTAGGTCTGTCTTCAGAAATACCATTTACTATTATTACCCCCGCTGTACAGATTGAAACTTTGCCTTCATTTAAAGAAACTGCAAATAATGATACTATAAAAATAGTTACCATCGCCAGACTCTCTTGGATAAAAGGATTGGATGTAGCGATTGCGGCAATGCGAATCTTAAAGGAAAATGATATAAAATTTACCTATAGCATTATTGGGGATGGGGATAAAAACCACACAGAACGTTATAAATTTATGGTTTATGAGCTGGGGTTAAATGATGAAGTTGTTTTCTGCGGAAAATTACCACATAGTGAAACTTTGGAACATTTATCCACTGCCGATATTTATGTGCAACCAAGCCTTAATGAAGGTTTTTGTAATGCTGTACTGGAAGCGCAAGCTATGGGGAAACTTACTATTGCCTCAAATGTGGGAGGTTTGCCGGAAAACATTGTGGATGATAAAACGGGATGGTTGTTTGAAAGTCAATCCTCAGAAGCATTGGCGAAGAAATTAGAAATGGTTATTTCAATGAATGCTGAGGAAAAAAATGAAGTTTCTAAAAATGCAATGGAGAGAGTGAAAAAGGAATTTAATATTGAAAAGCAGATGAAGGAGTTTTTAGAATTTTATAACCTAGAATAG